A region from the Oceanidesulfovibrio marinus genome encodes:
- the trpA gene encoding tryptophan synthase subunit alpha has product MAQSRLQQRIKAANDAGRKALIPFLPGGYPDQERFWEEITELDKGGADVIEIGVPFSDPVADGPVVEQASLACIESGVCLEWIIQELTRHRDAIGAEIVLMGYMNPFYQYGLKRFAQDAARAGVAGIIIPDVPLEEAAAFRAELDAVGIDLIALIGLNTPRERMEQYAAVSSGFVYLVSVLGITGARDTLPDKVRGKLAEAREVFDLPLALGFGIKSPEQLDAFGDHLDAVVFGSALIQHIRGGESAASFMERWR; this is encoded by the coding sequence ATGGCTCAGTCACGACTGCAACAACGCATCAAGGCGGCCAACGACGCGGGCCGCAAGGCCCTCATTCCCTTCCTGCCCGGCGGCTACCCCGACCAGGAGCGGTTCTGGGAAGAGATCACCGAGCTGGACAAAGGCGGCGCAGACGTCATCGAGATTGGCGTGCCCTTCTCCGACCCTGTGGCCGACGGCCCGGTGGTGGAGCAGGCGTCCCTTGCCTGCATCGAGTCCGGCGTCTGCCTCGAATGGATCATCCAGGAGCTCACCAGGCACCGCGACGCCATCGGCGCAGAGATTGTGCTCATGGGCTACATGAACCCCTTCTACCAGTATGGGCTGAAGCGCTTTGCCCAGGACGCGGCCAGGGCCGGCGTGGCCGGCATCATCATCCCGGACGTGCCCCTGGAGGAAGCGGCGGCGTTCCGCGCCGAGCTGGACGCGGTAGGCATCGACCTCATCGCGCTCATCGGCTTGAACACCCCGCGCGAGCGCATGGAGCAGTACGCGGCCGTGTCCTCCGGCTTTGTCTACCTGGTCAGCGTGCTGGGCATCACCGGCGCACGCGACACCTTGCCGGACAAGGTTCGCGGCAAGCTGGCCGAGGCGCGGGAAGTTTTCGACCTGCCCCTGGCCCTCGGTTTCGGCATCAAGTCCCCGGAGCAGCTCGACGCCTTCGGCGACCACCTGGACGCCGTGGTCTTCGGCTCGGCGCTCATCCAGCACATCCGCGGCGGCGAAAGCGCCGCCTCCTTCATGGAGCGCTGGCGCTGA
- a CDS encoding indole-3-glycerol-phosphate synthase produces the protein MLDKFRIAKQPEVDLLTRMADAGTLPPPLEGPRPSFLDALTAPGLTVIAEYKRASPSKGDIALNLEPEDVARAYAEAGAGAISVLTETEYFKGDIAFLERMTAAGLPLLRKDFLVHPLQVRQTAATPASALLLIARMFPDAAALAAMKEQADAYGLDSVVEVFDENDLDMAKEINSTIIQVNNRDLDRLTTDLAISERLASRKDSGETWISASGMEAPEHLARMRSLGFDAVLVGTSLMRGGDPGRALATLTSEV, from the coding sequence GTGCTCGACAAGTTCCGCATCGCCAAGCAGCCCGAGGTCGATCTGCTGACCCGCATGGCCGACGCTGGCACGCTGCCGCCGCCGCTGGAAGGCCCCCGGCCGTCCTTTCTGGACGCGCTCACCGCGCCCGGACTCACGGTCATCGCCGAGTACAAGCGCGCCTCGCCTTCCAAAGGCGACATCGCGCTGAACCTGGAGCCCGAGGATGTGGCCCGCGCCTATGCCGAAGCCGGCGCCGGGGCCATCTCCGTGCTCACGGAGACCGAGTACTTCAAGGGCGACATCGCCTTTCTGGAGCGCATGACCGCGGCCGGCCTGCCGCTCTTGCGCAAGGACTTCCTCGTTCACCCGCTCCAGGTGCGCCAGACCGCGGCCACCCCGGCCTCCGCGCTGTTGCTCATCGCGCGGATGTTTCCGGACGCCGCAGCCCTGGCCGCCATGAAAGAGCAGGCCGACGCATACGGCCTGGACAGCGTGGTGGAAGTTTTTGACGAAAACGACCTGGACATGGCCAAGGAAATTAATTCTACCATCATTCAGGTCAACAACCGCGATCTCGACCGCCTGACCACGGACCTCGCCATTTCCGAGCGGCTTGCATCCCGCAAGGATTCGGGCGAAACGTGGATCAGCGCAAGCGGCATGGAGGCTCCTGAACACCTCGCCCGGATGCGCTCCCTGGGCTTCGACGCCGTGCTCGTGGGCACCTCGCTCATGCGCGGCGGCGACCCCGGACGCGCCCTGGCCACGCTCACCTCGGAGGTCTGA
- a CDS encoding phosphoribosylanthranilate isomerase, with amino-acid sequence MSTCGDVMLKVCGVTRQEDADAVRAIGASLIGFIFHPASRRNVTPEQVRAIETHRLMRVGVFVDQSPDEILRIMDKAGLHLAQLHGDQDAAFCKKVGRNRVMRAFWPERYPTREALETDLHRYEDCSRFFLFDAGASGGGHGRSFDASLLKGLCSLKTWFLAGGLGPHNICEAVCNCDPCGVDLSSGVEASPGIKDHAKLTALRSALDGLMRNPNQSCCGEL; translated from the coding sequence ATGAGTACGTGCGGCGATGTCATGCTCAAGGTCTGCGGAGTAACGAGACAGGAAGATGCGGACGCGGTCCGCGCCATCGGCGCGTCGCTCATCGGCTTCATCTTCCACCCGGCAAGCCGGCGCAATGTGACGCCGGAGCAGGTGCGCGCCATCGAGACCCACCGTCTCATGCGCGTCGGGGTCTTCGTGGACCAGTCGCCGGACGAGATATTACGGATCATGGACAAGGCCGGCCTGCACCTGGCGCAGCTGCACGGCGACCAGGACGCCGCCTTTTGCAAAAAGGTGGGCAGAAACCGCGTCATGCGTGCTTTCTGGCCGGAACGATATCCCACGCGCGAGGCGTTGGAGACCGATCTCCATCGGTACGAGGACTGCAGCCGGTTCTTTCTGTTCGATGCCGGCGCATCCGGCGGCGGCCACGGCCGCTCCTTCGACGCCAGCCTGCTCAAGGGCCTGTGCTCGCTGAAGACGTGGTTCCTTGCCGGCGGCCTGGGGCCGCACAACATCTGCGAGGCTGTGTGTAACTGCGACCCCTGCGGAGTGGACCTCTCCTCCGGGGTGGAGGCCTCGCCCGGCATCAAGGACCACGCCAAGCTCACGGCGCTGCGCAGCGCCCTGGATGGCCTGATGCGCAACCCAAATCAATCCTGTTGTGGAGAATTATAA
- a CDS encoding HD-GYP domain-containing protein codes for MTMSHDSTEYPISVDQLCVGVFIRLEDSDATAPLLWRQGFKITSEKQIEKLKNIGLTEVIAVLNKSDRFPLPADPGPRPEPQPAKKEAFKTPVSRELFSLKEETLRRNKERRERFKRCETQYDASVSRVAQLLRQVSAKSEDAAKEASGVVSAMVDTFLADRDVLVNLINSQPTEELRHYHALNVCVLSLMMGKELQLSGEHMHALGMGALLHDVGKGRMPVSQLSRGRATVMKHAVEKYYQQHPALGAKIAQDLPLFPPQGVPVILHHHEAMDGSGFPQGLAGDQISSLARVVTIADIYDNLCNIGISEEDESPLTPHEALKHIYNKRRNAVDSRMLSVFVRCIGVYPPGTVVQLSNGLVGMVVSINPLKSSRPAVMVYHAEIPKKEALIVDLRIEEELLIDKTIRPEELPREIFKYLSPSRKIGYYADSVAAS; via the coding sequence ATGACGATGTCCCACGATAGCACGGAGTACCCCATCAGCGTCGACCAGCTGTGCGTGGGGGTGTTCATCCGCCTGGAGGATTCCGATGCCACGGCGCCGCTCCTCTGGCGGCAAGGCTTCAAGATCACGAGCGAAAAGCAGATAGAGAAGCTGAAGAACATCGGCCTGACCGAGGTCATCGCCGTACTCAACAAGAGCGACCGTTTCCCTCTGCCAGCTGATCCCGGACCGCGGCCGGAGCCCCAACCCGCAAAAAAAGAAGCCTTCAAGACCCCGGTCTCCAGGGAGCTTTTCTCCCTCAAGGAAGAGACCTTGCGGCGCAACAAGGAACGGCGCGAGCGGTTCAAGCGTTGCGAGACGCAGTACGACGCCTCTGTCTCCCGCGTGGCCCAGCTCCTGCGCCAGGTCTCGGCCAAGAGCGAGGACGCGGCCAAGGAAGCATCCGGCGTGGTCAGCGCCATGGTGGACACCTTCCTGGCCGACCGCGACGTGCTCGTGAACCTCATCAACAGCCAGCCCACCGAGGAGCTGCGGCACTACCACGCGCTCAACGTCTGCGTGCTTTCCCTGATGATGGGCAAGGAGCTGCAGCTTTCCGGAGAGCACATGCACGCCCTGGGCATGGGCGCGCTGCTGCACGACGTGGGCAAGGGCCGCATGCCCGTGTCTCAGCTCTCCCGCGGCCGCGCCACGGTGATGAAGCACGCCGTGGAGAAGTACTACCAGCAGCACCCGGCCCTTGGTGCGAAGATCGCCCAGGATCTGCCGCTTTTCCCGCCGCAGGGCGTGCCGGTCATCCTGCACCACCACGAGGCCATGGACGGCAGCGGTTTTCCGCAGGGGCTGGCCGGCGACCAGATATCCTCCCTGGCGCGCGTCGTGACCATCGCCGATATCTATGACAACCTCTGCAACATCGGCATTTCGGAAGAAGACGAGTCGCCGCTGACCCCGCACGAGGCGCTCAAGCACATCTACAACAAGCGCCGCAACGCCGTGGACAGCCGGATGCTCTCGGTCTTTGTCCGCTGCATCGGCGTCTACCCGCCGGGCACGGTGGTGCAGCTCTCCAACGGCCTGGTCGGCATGGTCGTGTCCATCAACCCGCTCAAGTCCTCGCGGCCGGCGGTCATGGTCTACCACGCGGAGATTCCCAAGAAGGAAGCGCTCATCGTGGATCTGCGCATCGAGGAAGAGCTGCTCATCGACAAGACCATCCGGCCGGAAGAGCTGCCGCGCGAGATCTTCAAGTATCTGAGCCCGAGCCGGAAGATCGGCTACTACGCCGACTCCGTGGCCGCGAGCTGA
- the trpB gene encoding tryptophan synthase subunit beta has product MDIQKTAFEKASYFGRFGGTFVPELLIPPLTELEEAMRTIMVSKEFQSELALLLRDYVGRPSPLYRCPNLSQELGFDLFLKREDLNHTGAHKVNNTMGQALLTKYMGKPVLLAETGAGQHGVATATAAAMMGLQCLVFMGATDVKRQAHNVMRMELLGAKVIPVQSGTQTLKDATNAALRYWIAEQETTHYCLGSVVGPHPFPTLVRDLQAVIGKEIKAQSLEQTGVLPDYVVACVGGGSNAIGAFYDFIEDESVKLVGVEAAGTGEPDCYNSASINKGTPGVLHGALTLLLQTKDGQILPSHSVAPGLDYPGVGPEHAHLHDSGRATYTSVNDEQAIEAFNTLCLKEGIIPALESSHALAWVLENRDSIPAGSRVVVNLSGRGDKDLGIVEEIIAARGEVA; this is encoded by the coding sequence ATGGATATTCAGAAGACGGCCTTTGAAAAGGCCAGCTACTTCGGGCGCTTCGGGGGCACGTTTGTTCCCGAGCTGCTCATACCACCGCTCACCGAGCTGGAAGAGGCCATGCGCACCATCATGGTCAGCAAGGAGTTCCAAAGCGAGCTGGCTCTGCTGCTGCGCGACTACGTGGGCCGGCCCTCGCCCCTGTACCGCTGCCCCAACCTCTCCCAGGAGCTCGGCTTCGACCTCTTCCTGAAGCGCGAGGACCTGAACCACACCGGCGCGCACAAGGTGAACAACACCATGGGCCAGGCCCTGCTGACCAAGTACATGGGCAAGCCCGTGCTGCTGGCCGAGACCGGCGCCGGGCAGCACGGCGTGGCCACGGCCACGGCCGCGGCCATGATGGGCCTGCAGTGCCTCGTGTTCATGGGTGCAACGGACGTAAAGCGCCAGGCCCACAACGTGATGCGCATGGAGCTCTTGGGCGCCAAGGTGATTCCCGTACAAAGCGGCACCCAGACCCTGAAGGACGCCACCAACGCGGCCCTGCGCTACTGGATTGCCGAGCAGGAGACCACGCACTACTGCCTGGGCTCCGTGGTCGGGCCGCACCCCTTCCCCACCCTGGTGCGCGACCTGCAGGCCGTCATCGGCAAGGAGATCAAAGCGCAGTCTCTGGAGCAGACCGGCGTGCTGCCGGACTACGTGGTCGCCTGCGTGGGCGGCGGCTCCAACGCCATCGGCGCGTTCTACGATTTCATCGAGGATGAGTCCGTGAAGCTCGTGGGCGTAGAGGCGGCCGGCACCGGCGAGCCCGACTGCTACAACTCGGCCAGCATCAACAAGGGCACGCCCGGCGTGCTGCACGGCGCGCTGACCCTGCTGCTGCAGACCAAAGACGGACAGATCCTGCCCTCCCACTCCGTGGCCCCCGGCCTGGACTACCCCGGCGTGGGACCGGAGCACGCCCATCTGCACGACTCCGGCCGGGCCACCTACACCTCGGTCAACGACGAGCAGGCCATCGAGGCCTTCAACACCCTGTGCCTCAAGGAAGGCATCATCCCGGCGCTGGAATCCTCCCACGCCCTGGCCTGGGTGCTTGAAAACAGGGACTCCATCCCGGCGGGCAGCCGCGTGGTGGTCAACCTGTCCGGCCGTGGCGACAAGGATCTCGGAATCGTCGAGGAAATCATCGCAGCACGCGGGGAGGTCGCCTAG
- a CDS encoding glycosyltransferase family 2 protein encodes MSRQRVALSVVIPNHNYAAFLPDILGDLSRQHGGLSEVEIIVADDASSDCSAQLAATLLKSMDAAVAEVVCLPRKGRPGLVRNAGLARARGDLLLCVDADDRLEPTFLSALRNALEGNPEADLAYCDYIHEEQDERCTVRFPEYDENLLRMQNILPPAALMRRSLWERLSGYRADTAYEDWELWVQCAEAGFRPVRVAEPLLIHRVHGQNYSNRAVLDDNAAKAAIVLAHPQFFPMATRTWARGVNNGVPWALAAPRGIIPDAELVDRLRKAARSTR; translated from the coding sequence ATGTCCCGGCAGCGCGTCGCCCTCAGCGTCGTCATCCCCAACCACAACTATGCCGCCTTTCTGCCCGATATCCTGGGCGATCTCTCGCGCCAGCACGGCGGCCTGAGCGAAGTGGAGATCATCGTGGCCGACGATGCGAGCAGCGATTGCTCGGCCCAGCTTGCCGCCACCTTGCTGAAGTCCATGGACGCGGCCGTGGCCGAGGTCGTCTGTCTGCCCAGAAAAGGCAGGCCCGGCCTGGTGCGCAACGCCGGCCTGGCGCGCGCTCGGGGTGATCTGCTCCTGTGCGTGGACGCCGACGACCGGCTGGAGCCCACATTTCTGTCCGCGCTGCGAAATGCCCTGGAGGGCAATCCGGAGGCCGACCTGGCCTACTGCGACTACATCCACGAGGAGCAGGACGAGCGTTGCACGGTGCGCTTTCCCGAGTATGACGAGAACCTGCTGCGCATGCAGAACATCCTGCCGCCGGCGGCGCTGATGCGGCGCAGCCTGTGGGAGCGGCTGTCCGGGTACCGCGCGGACACGGCGTATGAGGACTGGGAGCTGTGGGTGCAGTGCGCCGAGGCCGGGTTCCGGCCCGTGCGCGTGGCCGAACCATTGCTTATCCACCGCGTGCACGGGCAGAACTACTCGAACCGGGCCGTGCTGGACGACAACGCGGCCAAGGCGGCCATCGTGCTGGCCCATCCGCAGTTCTTTCCTATGGCGACGCGAACCTGGGCGCGCGGGGTGAACAATGGCGTACCCTGGGCCCTGGCCGCGCCGCGGGGCATCATCCCCGATGCGGAGCTGGTGGATAGGCTGCGTAAGGCAGCGCGCTCCACACGGTAA
- the hypE gene encoding hydrogenase expression/formation protein HypE, whose protein sequence is MDKLLLDAGSGGLASHRLVADLFLKYFDNPVLAAMNDAAFLEGDPQGRPMAMSTDSYTVDPPEFPGGNIGSLAIHGTVNDVAMLGAEPRWLTCAFILEEGLDMAFLERVVQAMGKAAADAGVIIAAGDTKVVPRGAVDKIFINTTGVGPILVDPAPMGHRAAPGDAVLLSGSVGDHGLTVLGRREGLSFEADVQSDSAALNRVVKDLVTELPEVHVLRDPTRGGLATTLNEIAGQSSTVVRVEEKDIPISPAVVAGCSFLGLDPLYLANEGKLLCFLPEEHCDKALEIMRRHEVGQGAVRIGSVIDPKEATYGRAGQVVLTTNLGGSRLLSMLEGEQLPRIC, encoded by the coding sequence ATGGACAAGCTCCTGCTGGACGCTGGCAGCGGCGGCCTGGCCTCGCACAGGCTGGTGGCCGACCTCTTCCTCAAGTATTTCGACAACCCCGTGCTCGCGGCCATGAACGACGCCGCCTTCCTGGAGGGCGACCCTCAGGGCAGGCCCATGGCCATGTCCACCGATTCCTACACCGTCGACCCGCCCGAGTTTCCCGGCGGTAACATCGGCTCCCTGGCCATCCACGGCACGGTCAACGATGTGGCCATGCTCGGGGCCGAACCGCGCTGGCTCACCTGCGCCTTCATTCTGGAGGAGGGCCTGGACATGGCCTTTCTGGAGCGCGTGGTCCAGGCCATGGGCAAGGCCGCGGCGGACGCCGGCGTGATCATCGCGGCCGGCGACACCAAGGTGGTGCCCCGCGGCGCCGTGGACAAGATCTTCATCAACACCACGGGCGTTGGCCCGATACTGGTGGACCCCGCGCCCATGGGCCACCGCGCCGCCCCAGGCGACGCCGTGCTGCTCTCCGGCTCGGTGGGCGACCACGGCCTGACGGTTCTCGGCCGGCGCGAGGGCCTCTCGTTTGAGGCCGACGTGCAAAGCGACTCCGCAGCGCTGAACCGCGTGGTCAAGGACTTGGTCACCGAGCTGCCAGAGGTCCACGTGCTGCGCGACCCCACCCGCGGCGGCCTGGCCACCACGCTCAACGAGATCGCCGGCCAGTCCTCCACCGTTGTCCGCGTGGAGGAGAAGGACATCCCCATCTCACCGGCCGTCGTGGCCGGCTGCTCGTTCCTGGGCCTCGATCCCTTGTACCTCGCCAACGAGGGCAAGCTGCTCTGCTTCCTGCCCGAGGAGCACTGCGACAAGGCGCTGGAGATCATGCGCCGGCACGAGGTGGGCCAGGGCGCTGTGCGCATAGGCAGCGTGATCGATCCCAAGGAGGCGACCTACGGCCGCGCCGGCCAGGTGGTGCTCACCACCAATCTCGGCGGGTCGCGTCTGCTCTCCATGCTCGAAGGCGAGCAGCTGCCGCGCATCTGCTAG
- a CDS encoding class I adenylate cyclase, protein MPESLAAIIATLRLAVRESAATGKRLAEQVQPLVEQAFSLLDETPVGPDRVILSGGLANALADIALRAQTTRFMGQVMARLLTLGPLGEILCLRVLRESSMTMDKLAAVLAECEEHQKLALANRFFCNPRDMDRKRLEWAVSTARRIQADDPEEALVFLDRLEARGGVLADPTQRELMRSRFGIWVHELLRMELDDEQLAYMARIVGLLGVPSLARELARKLDTAQAFATMEAVLTGIGRAGAPRSEELVQAIRPFLTHIKAPVRSAAMEALRNLRAGEVLAGEDGPLSGQDQGARCLALTHLSADEFMAALSRLDPGDRQEALLRLTALVRRLDSAWLDATVEQLADAKGEDDTAMELVLRAFRDFTAAQPPFRPQPANLGKPAVLAGAEPAVVLESPGQPGQQGAATSAAGSPGLVSDRKIKDARISGVDQFGANIAAAAYKNATIEASVFARARLETTRFIGCAFKDVDFTGARLTTVSFMDCTFTGCVFDAAALEAVSFRNCRLARTRFCEARAKRIRLVQCSVAGCDFGGAILDGLEAESTELAGCHFGAASLLASELSGVEMTECVFEAALVLGLGMRDVRVAGCSFADNRFHNIRGGEPSFREEEERTRRAAVEWTLGIITMEQPAPALSSTEGQQFLTGLLWRWFYEKDARRRLLACRSMNRRRRLWATAMQHGDAPDLLSLITAAVESPQVPGAALPPLACAITSHTPCRNDLTLVERYGLSRPDRGAESTLRLEALYAIGSTGTIAQGRSSDLDLWVCYDTQAFSPLHARALKAKLTAIEKWARQTFGKEVHFFLMDLEAIHANDFGFSDEESAGSTQALLLKEEFYRTAILLAGRPPAWWAAPPRLSRQQYAGFLATLREAVSLRGVDFLDLGVMEAIPRDEYFGAALWQIVKALKSPFKSILKIALLDKYSTGDAGQTLLCESIKEALFEGRRDLWDVDPYAVMFREVFEHFHGLGNEEACDLLRLAFNKKTGLTLASAASDGAFAMRGYSFMEYFFPYSEAQIVGQLERRAKEAEAEDEESFAALVAVGDRILRFMLSTYAAVQERLAEAGSGVRVSPEDLTKMGRRIAARLTPGRNKILPLPFTQMRPGMLTGLEFGWQRSGASGSVWSVRAEFPMREGAKPAPEVLRREGSPEELAAWLVANEIYDPSVPLTAQALEPPLSIPDMQALLKAMREFFPVPDIFDPPVGEALQEERATRIFVTVNLTIPREVKQVSRIAVVWSTSWGQMLCKARLPATEKLRSDPYTELARAMGMPMTSRPAILFHAPHKSHCPAVRLLPGVSASAP, encoded by the coding sequence ATGCCCGAATCTCTCGCCGCGATCATAGCCACTCTGCGTCTGGCAGTGCGCGAAAGCGCCGCCACGGGCAAGCGCCTGGCCGAGCAGGTCCAGCCCCTGGTGGAGCAGGCGTTCTCCCTGCTCGACGAGACGCCGGTCGGGCCGGACCGCGTCATCCTTTCCGGCGGGCTGGCCAACGCCCTGGCGGACATCGCTCTGCGCGCGCAGACCACGCGCTTCATGGGCCAGGTCATGGCGCGGCTTCTGACTTTGGGGCCTCTGGGCGAGATCCTCTGCCTGCGGGTGCTGCGCGAGTCCTCCATGACCATGGACAAGCTCGCCGCCGTGCTGGCCGAGTGCGAGGAGCACCAGAAGCTTGCCCTGGCCAACCGCTTCTTCTGCAATCCCAGGGATATGGATCGCAAGCGGCTGGAGTGGGCCGTGTCCACGGCGCGGCGCATCCAGGCCGATGACCCGGAGGAGGCCCTTGTTTTCCTTGATCGGCTGGAAGCCCGCGGCGGCGTGCTTGCAGATCCCACCCAGCGGGAGCTGATGCGCAGCCGCTTCGGCATCTGGGTCCACGAGCTGTTGCGCATGGAGCTGGACGACGAGCAGTTGGCGTACATGGCGCGCATTGTGGGCCTGCTCGGCGTTCCCAGTCTGGCGCGGGAACTGGCCCGGAAGCTCGATACGGCGCAGGCGTTCGCAACCATGGAGGCCGTGCTGACCGGCATAGGCAGGGCTGGCGCGCCCCGCTCCGAAGAGCTTGTGCAGGCCATCCGTCCCTTCCTCACCCACATCAAGGCGCCTGTGCGCAGCGCGGCTATGGAGGCGCTGCGGAATCTGCGCGCCGGCGAGGTCCTGGCCGGGGAGGATGGCCCCCTGAGCGGGCAGGACCAGGGGGCGCGGTGCCTTGCGCTGACCCATCTTTCCGCCGACGAGTTCATGGCCGCGCTCTCCCGGCTCGACCCCGGCGACAGGCAGGAGGCGCTGCTCCGGCTCACGGCGCTGGTCCGCCGGCTGGATTCGGCGTGGCTGGATGCCACGGTGGAACAGCTGGCCGATGCAAAGGGCGAGGACGACACCGCCATGGAACTGGTGCTGCGGGCATTTCGCGACTTCACGGCGGCGCAGCCTCCTTTCCGGCCGCAGCCGGCCAACCTGGGCAAGCCCGCGGTTTTGGCCGGAGCCGAGCCTGCCGTGGTCTTGGAGAGCCCGGGCCAGCCCGGACAGCAGGGCGCGGCCACATCGGCGGCCGGGTCTCCTGGTCTGGTCTCGGACCGCAAGATCAAGGATGCCAGGATAAGCGGCGTGGATCAGTTCGGGGCCAACATCGCGGCCGCTGCGTACAAGAACGCGACCATCGAGGCGAGTGTCTTTGCCCGTGCGCGGCTGGAAACCACCCGTTTCATCGGCTGCGCCTTCAAGGATGTGGACTTCACCGGAGCCAGACTGACCACCGTGAGCTTCATGGACTGCACATTCACGGGCTGCGTGTTCGACGCTGCGGCGCTGGAGGCCGTCTCGTTCCGCAACTGCCGGCTGGCGCGGACCCGTTTCTGCGAGGCCAGAGCCAAGCGGATACGGCTCGTGCAGTGCAGCGTGGCGGGCTGCGATTTCGGCGGCGCCATCCTGGATGGTCTGGAGGCGGAGAGCACGGAGCTTGCCGGCTGCCACTTCGGCGCGGCGTCGCTCCTGGCATCGGAGCTTTCCGGCGTGGAGATGACGGAGTGCGTGTTCGAGGCCGCGCTGGTGCTGGGCCTGGGGATGCGGGACGTGCGCGTGGCGGGCTGCTCCTTTGCCGACAACCGCTTCCACAACATCCGGGGCGGGGAGCCCTCCTTCCGTGAGGAAGAGGAACGCACTCGCCGCGCCGCCGTGGAGTGGACGCTGGGGATCATCACCATGGAGCAGCCGGCCCCGGCCCTTTCCAGCACGGAAGGGCAGCAGTTCCTGACCGGGCTGCTGTGGCGCTGGTTTTACGAGAAAGACGCGCGCAGGCGCCTCCTTGCCTGCCGGTCCATGAACCGCAGGCGACGGTTGTGGGCTACGGCCATGCAGCACGGCGACGCGCCGGATCTTTTGTCGCTGATCACGGCGGCGGTGGAGTCGCCCCAGGTGCCGGGCGCAGCGCTGCCGCCGTTGGCGTGCGCCATTACCAGTCATACGCCGTGCCGGAACGATCTTACGCTGGTGGAGCGGTACGGCCTGAGCCGGCCGGACCGCGGCGCGGAATCGACCCTGCGGCTGGAGGCGCTTTACGCCATCGGCTCCACCGGCACCATTGCCCAGGGCCGCTCCTCGGACCTCGATCTCTGGGTCTGTTACGACACGCAGGCATTCTCGCCGCTGCACGCGCGGGCGCTCAAGGCCAAGCTGACGGCCATCGAGAAGTGGGCGCGGCAGACATTCGGCAAGGAGGTCCACTTCTTCCTCATGGATCTGGAAGCCATCCACGCCAACGACTTCGGCTTCTCGGACGAGGAGAGCGCGGGCTCCACCCAGGCGTTGCTGCTCAAGGAAGAGTTCTACCGCACGGCCATACTCCTGGCCGGACGGCCGCCGGCGTGGTGGGCTGCGCCGCCCAGGCTGAGCCGGCAGCAGTACGCCGGGTTCCTCGCCACGTTGCGGGAGGCCGTATCCCTGCGCGGGGTGGACTTCCTGGACCTCGGTGTGATGGAGGCCATCCCGCGGGACGAATACTTTGGCGCGGCGCTCTGGCAGATCGTCAAGGCGCTGAAAAGCCCGTTCAAGTCCATCCTCAAGATCGCGCTGCTGGACAAGTACTCCACGGGTGACGCCGGGCAGACGCTGCTCTGCGAGTCCATCAAGGAGGCGCTGTTCGAAGGCCGCCGCGACCTCTGGGACGTGGACCCCTACGCCGTGATGTTCCGCGAGGTGTTCGAGCACTTCCACGGCCTGGGCAACGAGGAGGCGTGCGACCTGCTGCGTCTCGCCTTCAACAAGAAGACCGGCCTGACCCTGGCCTCGGCCGCGTCGGACGGAGCCTTTGCCATGCGCGGTTACAGCTTTATGGAGTACTTTTTCCCGTACAGCGAGGCGCAGATCGTCGGGCAGCTGGAGCGCCGCGCCAAGGAGGCGGAGGCAGAGGATGAGGAGAGCTTTGCCGCGCTGGTGGCCGTGGGCGACCGCATCCTGCGCTTCATGCTGAGCACCTACGCCGCGGTGCAGGAGCGATTGGCCGAAGCTGGCTCCGGTGTGCGCGTGAGCCCGGAGGATCTGACCAAGATGGGCCGGCGCATTGCCGCGCGGTTGACCCCTGGCCGGAACAAGATTCTGCCGCTGCCGTTCACGCAGATGCGGCCGGGCATGCTGACCGGGCTGGAGTTTGGGTGGCAGCGATCGGGCGCGAGCGGGTCCGTGTGGAGCGTGCGCGCAGAGTTCCCCATGCGGGAAGGCGCCAAGCCCGCGCCGGAGGTCTTGCGCCGCGAGGGCAGCCCGGAGGAACTGGCCGCCTGGCTGGTGGCCAACGAGATCTATGACCCTTCGGTGCCGCTCACGGCCCAGGCCCTGGAGCCGCCCTTGTCCATCCCGGACATGCAGGCCCTGCTCAAGGCCATGCGCGAGTTCTTCCCGGTGCCGGATATCTTCGACCCGCCCGTGGGCGAGGCGCTGCAGGAAGAACGGGCCACGAGAATCTTTGTCACCGTGAACCTGACCATACCGCGGGAGGTGAAGCAGGTCTCACGCATCGCCGTGGTCTGGTCCACCTCCTGGGGGCAGATGCTCTGCAAGGCGCGGCTGCCGGCCACGGAAAAGCTGCGCAGCGATCCATACACAGAGCTGGCCCGGGCCATGGGCATGCCCATGACCTCCAGGCCAGCCATTCTGTTCCATGCGCCGCACAAGTCACACTGCCCGGCCGTGCGGCTGCTGCCGGGTGTCAGCGCCAGCGCTCCATGA